ACCGGGCAGAGGGACAGACTGGCGGGGTTAACCGGGCAGAGGGACAGACTGGCGGGGTTAACCTGGGCAGAGGGACAGACTGGCGGGGTTAACCTGGGCAGAGGGACAGACTGGCGGGGTTAACCTGGGCAGAGGGACAGACTGGCGGGGTTAACCGGGCAGAGGGACAGACTGGCGGGGTTAACCGGGCAGAGGGACAGACTGGCGGGGTTAACCGGGCAGAGGGACAGACTGGCGGAGTTAACCGGGCAGAGGGACAGTATTATTGTCAATAACAGAGACTTATGTTTTCAAAGATTTAGCTGCCTTGGAGATTAGTGAACATGATTTGTATTTGTGGTTGACATGTCCAAgtcgtctccctccctgtcttctccccaCAGCGCTGGCTGAAGCAGGCTCTAGAGGAGGAGACCACCACCCCTCCACCCAGCAGCGGCCGGCCCACCCTGGTCATGCCTAGCGAGGGCCCTCTCAGCCCTCCTATCAACGGGGACTCTGACAGCCCACTCCCCTACAACGGCAGCTGCACCTTGCCAGGTGAGGACTCTGGTGAGGACTCAGGAATGTGTTTCTCATCACTTAGATGGAACATAAGTCTTGTATGCATGTCTGTTTTTTGCATGTGAgtaaccctttctctctctctctctgtgtgtgtgtgtgtgatagagttgCCCACTCCTCTGAAGAAGCGGCGCCTGGGTCTGTGTCCACTGGACGCCTGCATGTCAGAGAGCTCCACCCCCTATGGCTCTCCCTGCGCAACGCCAACCCGGGCCGACCTATCAGAGATGCCGGGTACACCCTTGCTGCTGGCCACACCACCCCGTGTCACCCGTACGGAAGAGCCGAGCCCCGAGCCTCTACCtagcacccccacacacacactcagtgccCCGCAGGAAGTAAGAGACACACTCAcctacaaacacaacacacacactcatagaggGAAGTGAACGATGTGTTAATATCTCTGTTCCTGTGTCCACAGAGCGAGTCTTCCCTGGACAGCTCACCAGAGGGCAGTCGCAGACCCAGCCCCCAAGAGGCTGAGCGGCCACCTTCGCTGCTCTCCTCCCCCTGTGTAACGGTCAGGGCTCCCAGTCTGGATGTGTTGCCCCCCCAAGAGGCCAAGACCAGCGCCCCCCTGAGCCCCCAGCCCCCCACCCCCGAGTCCCAGGACTGTGTGGGAGAGGAGGGGCCAGAGACAGGGACCGAGGGCAGCAGCGACGCCCCCTCCACAGACCcagcctcttcctccctcctccccccctggaTGAAGAGTCCAGAGAGAGTGGGTCTGTCAGGGCCAGGGGGTCTGTCCTTCTCCCCCATCAACTCTAACCTGAGGGACCTTACCCCTTCACACACCCTGGAGCCCATCTTGGCCTTCAGGCCTGAGGCGGTGGCTGTGGCTGGTGTTGTGTCAGTgacagtaccagtacccctggcAGCAGGACCCTTCACAGAGGCTGCAGGGTCTCTCTTCTACCCCTGCCTTGAGGAGGGGGGAACGCTGGCCTTCTCTCGTTCACTAAGTGGAGACAGCACCGGAGAGGGAGGGTCAGGACAGAATCCCCCACAGAAGAAAAAGGTGAGTTGCTATATTCTCTATTCAGCCTGCCCATTCAAGCTGTGTTACGGTTCCTGGACTGATAAAGGTACGTCTGTTTTCGTGTGATGTCATGCGTTTTCCCAGGTGTCTTTGCTGGAGTACAGGAAACGTCAGCGAGAGGCGCGGCGCAGCGGCTCCAAAATGGAATGCGGCTCGCCTGTCTCTACAACACCTACCCTGGTGGAGATGTTCCCTCTGCCCATGGAGACCACCCAAGAGCCTCCACCCCTGGCTCCTGCTCCGGCCCAAGCTCCAGTGGCCCCCACCCCGCCTGAGTCAAATACCCCCCAGCCTAGTGAGGACACAGAGCCCCCTgtcgagggggagagagaggggggagagggacagtGGACCTCGTCCACATCGGTGGAGCAGGCAAGAGAGCGTGGCTACCACAGAGCCCTGTCGCTTAGTGACCACAGCAAGGacaaaggtacacacacacacacacaccacttggaCATAACTTCTTTACTGATGATAGTTTAATTGTAATAATGTGTGCTTGTTTCAGATGGAGAGACCGAGGGCAGTGAGGCCCCGGTCAGAGATTGTTCATCTCCTAGCCTGCAGAGGACCCCAACCCACACGGTAAGAAACATTCTGCTTTCTGGCTCAAACAGTAGTGTGAAGTACATGCTGCTGCCAAGCACAGCCATCACACAGTCTATAGTGTAGGTCAGGGGTCGGCAACATGAGCCAAACCGTCAAAGTTTTGATTTTAGTTTTCGGTCTGTAAAATTCAGGAAATCTGTTTCCAAGTATTCCCACAAAGAATAAGACATGAtggtgtctcaatgtaatcaaggtatgacatgattgttattttcaaatacaatctctttTTGTAGTCAGTTTGCAGTGTGCCCACCGACCATTCGTTCCAACAAAGGTCTTCCCGTGGCTGAATGTAGTTGCCTACCCCTGATGTAGGCTGTTATTGTTCATGACTTACCCGTTCcctcgctcagtctctctctcctccctagcCGTGTTCTCCTGGCCCCAGCAGCCCGTCCCAGCCTGGCAGTCGCccagtgaaggaggaggagagtgacagcCGGCCTCGGACCCCCTCACAGGCCACCCCACAGCAGCCCAGCAAGCCTGCCATACCCAAGACAGCCCCCCTGACCCCCACCAAGCTACACCCTGCCCCCTCACTCCTCCACTCCCCCAAACACCAGGCCCAGGGCTCCCCGTACCGCAGCCAGAGGGCCTTCCTCTTTGCTCCTCCTCAGTCCCAGCCACAGGCTCAACCAGGGCTGCCCCCCTTCTCCCAGTACAGCCCACAGTCcgctccacctccccctcctccaccagcACCTCCAGCCTCAGCGGCCTACTTCCCCAGCCAGTCAGCCCCCGCCGTGGGATCCTTCCCTGGGTTCAAGCCTGCAGTTACGTCCCCATTCCCCCCTGGAGCCCAGCCCCTCCTGCAGACTCTTCCTCCCCACACCCTGCACTACCAGAGCTCTAccactccccctcctcctccccctcccccaccacaacACCCTGGGCCCGGCCCGGCCCTGCTACACGTTAACCTGCAGCCTCCTCCTGTCCAGCAGCACCAGCTCCTCCTGACCACAGCCccccagtcctccctccctcctcctccgccCCCTCCCCCACAGGGCCAGACCCACCAGCTGCAGCAGCCCAATGCCAGCACCCTCCTGTCACTCAACCAGGGCCtgcctcttcctccacccccacccccccctcctgcctcctccaccGGTGTCCCCATGCAAGTGCAGGCCCCTCACCACTTTCAGAACTTGGGGGGCTTTCCAACCACGCTGATGCACACCGGTGGCACCGCTAACCCCTCGGTGCCCCCCTCCACCTACCCCCCGCCCCACCAGCAGACTGGactgcccccccctcctccccctccccagcaGCAGACTCAGCCGGCCCAGGCCGTGCCCACCGCCACTCAAATTCCCAGCGGAACACGTGGGGCCCCTGCGTCCCCCGCCCCCTTTCACAACGCTGGGTACCTGGGCACGGGGTGGCACTGACCGCCTCCATGCAGGCCTCCCCCTTGGCCCTGCCAGCCCCTGTGAACTCACTCTGAGAGGAGCTTgacgacagaccgacagaccgcgGAACACAACAAGCAACAAAAGCTGTAAATATTTTCTATGTACCTGAACACATGGCCAATGGAAAAACAGGAGAACGTGGGATAAAGGGGTGCTTTTTAAAGGACAAACTGAAAACAAGGACCGTGAAACAATCTTATTAAGAGACTTTGTGTTTGAAAATGGATGATTCCCCCGGTgctcatcccactctctctccgaCGTCCCTCCCTCTGTTTTCTTTTGAATATCCCTCCTGTGGCGGAGAGAgtgtctgaccgtctgtctgtTTTGGACTTCTATTGTAAGGTCCCGCACTTTCTGTATCAATGTACATTCCAGCCTCCACCCCCCTTCGTCAGTTAGTCCGCCTTTCACTTCTACTTCTCTTTGTCTATTGTCTGCTCTTCTACACCGTTTATTCCTTTTATCTAGTGGCTCATTATAGCAAACAGAAAGCTTTTTGTATAGAGAAAAAATACagagttattattatttttattcctCTGTGTAACAAATATCTGTGCACCGCTGCAGTGATTCAGAAAATGCTCTTCTGGGAGCCCGCTTCACTGCCCCAGGAGGCtgcactcgtgtgtgtgtgtgtgtgtgtctgtgggagaAAGGGAAGCGATAGAAAGTAAGGGTGAAACGAGTGCAGTAGTCCTCTGTGGTAGCCAGAGTGAGGTCTCACCCGTAGGTAGGACGTTAGCGGTTTATTTTTGAATATCAATGGTTATTTGTAGAAATTGTAATTTAATGTATAGGTGGTTACTCCAGCTTTCTCCGGAAACAGGTTGTATATATTCGCTTCTTTTCTTTCCTATGCTTGTACAATTGGCTCCCATCCCATTTTGGAATCTGGTTGTAAATACGAGCGCTCTTCTTGGCAGAGATGAATGTTTCTGTGACAATAGCACTTTTTATTTAGTTTTTCCTCTCTGGACTATTCAGTGTAGTCTTTTattatttgtgtgtgcgtgtgagtatgtttgtgcagaggagagagactcaaACACTGCACTGGTTGGCTATTTTCATGGTTCATTATAATAAATCACTGTAATGACAGTTTTATACCACTGGTggtgttgtgtgtctgtctgcatgttctctgtctgtctgggagaagGAAGGCTGATATGTTGGCATCACTTTCAAACGGTTCCCATCTTATCACAACAGATTGTAGACAGTGTCATCAGGACAGCAACACTAACTGCATCTACTGAGCGCCTGCCTCTCTTCCTGACAGGGATGCATGTTGGTTAGTGGTAGTTCCTCACTGGTAAGCAGATGGTGCGACACACCTCTTTGATCTGGGGTGCTGTGTGCATATCAATGCAGACACTCCGGTCTTGATGAACATCGATGATTAAGCAGGCTCTTCATGGTTACAAGGGCTCTCCTGTCCCCGTTACGCATGACTAACCAGCACAAATGAGCTTCACAACAACACACCACTCCTGGTTTTGGAGTGTCTCTCCCATGTTCACAAGGAGAGAATCCATAGTTCAGGGACATGTGGTCTAGAGATAGTGTTTGACGAGAAGTCTGTAGTTCAATGCCTGGCccggttagttttgcatggcccgGTGCCCCGGGTGGGTAGAGTTTGTGTattttagaccattccattggtcctgAAGTGAATTCTCCACCCACCCGGTGCACCGGGCCATGCTAAACGAAGTGGTCCAATCAGAATAGGGCTATAGGGGTTGGGCAAGTGGGTGCTTTTGGGTTGTGTATAGTTAATTTTTCCAAGAAGAGAGAAGTGCATTTACAACGTCATTTCTCTGACGTGCAGCTAAAACACACAGTAAATTGTGCATGAGACCAAACTCCCCAGATCTTTCGAAGACTAAATTTCACTAACAGTTTATTTCTTTGGACCTCTTTTAACCGCACTAACAGAAAGAACAACACAAATCTTATCCACAAACACATGCAGGTGAGTAGAGAGATTAACATGGTCATTTGAAGATCAGCTCTAAATGAAGTGTATTCTCCTTTTGTTCTGTGCTACAGTAGGCCAACGTTAACTATCAAGAGCTGACTGATTCCAGGAAATGTTTTATACCTATGGCGTCCTCCAGCAGTGTCCTTGCTGAAGAGCAGTTCCCTTGCTCCATCTGTCTGGATGTGTTCCCTGAGCCGGTCTCTATTCAATGTGGACCGAACTTCTGCAAGGCCTGTATCAGGGCTGGGATGTACTGGGATGGCAATACTGGGATGTACTGGGATGGCAATGATGTGCCAGTGTCCCgtgtgtacatttttttttttaaattatagaaGACCGGATCTGTTCATCAATACAATCATTTCTGAGATGGCTGCTCAGTTGGGGAAATCAGTTCAAGTGAAAGCCGCCAGCAGCTTAAACCAACTCCCTGCCAAATCTGGAGAAGTCTGCTTTGACATCTGCACTGGGATGAGATGAAGCTCAAGGCCCTGAAGTCCTGCCTGGTGTGTCAGACCTCTTATTGTGAGACTCACCTGGAGCCTCATCAGAGTCCCAGCCTTAAAGAGACACAAGCTGATCAACACTGTGGAGAACCTGGAAGACAGGATGTGTAAGAAGCATGACAGACTCCTGGagctgttctgtgtgtgtgtgtgtgtgtgtgtcagacctgcACTGAGGCAGACCACAAGACTCACAACACAGTCCCTCTAGAGGAAGAGTATGGAGAGAAGATGGCTGAACTGGGAAAGATGATGCATTCAAAATCTAGGAAGGTCAAGGAGATCAAACACTCTGTAGACCTCAGCAAGAGAGTTGCAGAGAGAAATATATTAGACAGTGTGCAGGTATTCACTGCTCTGGTGCTCTCCATTGAGAGAAGTTAGGCTGAGCTCATTGAGGTGGTCAAAGAGAAGCAGAAAGTAGCAGAGAGGCAGGCTGAAGGGCTCATTGAAGAGCTGGAGCAGGAAATGAATGAGCTACAGAGGACAAGCACTGAGCTGGAGCAGCTCTCACACACTGAGGACAACCTCCTACAAAACGTTCCATCCCTCTGCACCCCTCCACCCACCAATGACTGCTCTGAGATCAGTGTTCACATGATCTGTATGTGGGGACTGGGAGGAGAGTTGTGTCCCAACTGGAGGAGACACTGAATAAAGAGATGGTTAAAGTCAAATTGAAGAGGGTGCAGTGGATGTGACTCTGGACCCTGATACGGCAAACCCCTATATCATCCTGTCGAAACAACCAGATCTTGACAAACCAAATAGGTTTTCCACCTGTCCCTGTGTCCTTGGAAATAAAGGCATCTCCTCAGGAAGATCTTACTATGAGGTGACTGTTAAGGGAAAGACTAAGTGGGATTTAGGAGTGGCCAGAGAGTCCATCAACAGGAAGGGAACTATCACTCTGAGCCCTAAGGATGGTTACTTCCacacctgtcctcctctccctgagAGAAAAGCCCCAGAAGGTGGGAGTGTTTGGATTATGAGGAGGGTCAGGTCTCCTTTTATGATGTAGAGGCCAGGTCTCACATCTACTCTTTCATTGACTGCGCCTTCACTGAGAAACTATATCCATACTTAGGACCTTGTGCTAATTTTGAGGATAAACTCTTGCTCCTCTGATTCTCTCCTGTCAATCACACAGACTGAGGCTGATGTTTAGACATTGCAGAAGTGTGGAGATATTACCGAACATAATGGTATCCTGACAAATACTCAGCATGGTTTAAAATACTGCACCTTGCATTAACATCACATATAATTTTTTAAAAGCCCTGCAAATATTTAGTTTAATATTAGATTAAATTGTTTGTCTCTTCTGTGGTCATTTCTTAGATGTACACATACATAATGTGTGATTGTATTGTGATTTATTTCAGGTCATCTCTGATATCAATGATTTAGCAGCCTCTTCGTGGTTACAAGTGCTCTCCTGTACCCATCTTTCATGGGGACAAAGCTTTACAACACAACTATATTTTGAAGTGCCTTTCTTGTGTTTGTTCTGGCTTTGATTGTAACACAACTCCTCACATGTCATTCCATTTGAAAgaaacaccatagagaaacacAAAAGCAGTGAATGTTGTAACGTTTATTTACACTCCCCCCTGTTTTGACCCTCAAGTGTTTTGTATTCTTTGGGTAATATTTACATGTTTTTATGTACATGGGGAATGGTTGGGACAAACCTCTTTCCCTGGTTCCTCACCTCTTCTGTTCGTTTATCCCAAACTTTCATACACACTGCATGAAAAGGCACATTTACGGGTCTAACAGTGTCCCATACATCTCCGATTTACATATACATGTCCGTAAATGTCCACACA
Above is a genomic segment from Oncorhynchus kisutch isolate 150728-3 linkage group LG19, Okis_V2, whole genome shotgun sequence containing:
- the kmt2e gene encoding inactive histone-lysine N-methyltransferase 2E isoform X10, which translates into the protein MLIRPGEGLFVPGGLQDEASRGTTLSTSEDGSYGADITRCICGFTHDDGYMICCDKCSVWQHIDCMGIDRQHIPETYLCERCQPRILDRDRAIVLQTRKRENMSGEWRDGIPVCISADGDTSATESGDEVPLELYTAFQHTPTSITLTTGRLAGNKQADKKRKRSGDKEPVATSARAKKAFREGSRKSSRVKGGAPEMEPGEHPSLWENKMKAWMEAYEDAGSNQYSEDVQILLRVKEAGDGKTLAYNTHTATFKPPVESQVQKNKKILKAVRDLAPDSLIIEYRGKFMLRQQFEANGCFFKRPYPFVLFYSKFDGLEMCVDARSFGNEARFIRRSCTPNSEVRHVLEDGMLHLYIYSLRSISKGTEITIGFDYDYGCCKYKVDCACVRGNPECPVLKHNLEPTENLEASSRRRGRKDKEPMMQRGDHLDLGQNQNMTLDCDGKTKGLGADGKQRKLSPLRLSISNNQDPTELEGVEDQPDNSVSSEVEMESEETIAERKRKMASPAEESHLQGVGASSCLGLSKPETREERKMEAILQAFARMEKREKRREQALEKIGTKSEGGIKEEPPATPEADMQSPGIITPLLEVKEEPGLNKPTPAKLRGSKQRKSFSRSRTHIGQQRRRARTISTCSDIPPGSPGELLDPLANDSLDVEASRDPEPEALSSHAPDTSPPYSGSPAPDRNRSGQKYPKTKKHLVSEWCVDKQERSLRTPEPIPERPLRISSDPEMLATQLNALPGMGPSPHVYSTPKHYVRFSSPFLANRSPTTPGVPTGRRRSRELPDTPPTSGSCKKRWLKQALEEETTTPPPSSGRPTLVMPSEGPLSPPINGDSDSPLPYNGSCTLPGEDSELPTPLKKRRLGLCPLDACMSESSTPYGSPCATPTRADLSEMPGTPLLLATPPRVTRTEEPSPEPLPSTPTHTLSAPQESESSLDSSPEGSRRPSPQEAERPPSLLSSPCVTVRAPSLDVLPPQEAKTSAPLSPQPPTPESQDCVGEEGPETGTEGSSDAPSTDPASSSLLPPWMKSPERVGLSGPGGLSFSPINSNLRDLTPSHTLEPILAFRPEAVAVAGVVSVTVPVPLAAGPFTEAAGSLFYPCLEEGGTLAFSRSLSGDSTGEGGSGQNPPQKKKVSLLEYRKRQREARRSGSKMECGSPVSTTPTLVEMFPLPMETTQEPPPLAPAPAQAPVAPTPPESNTPQPSEDTEPPVEGEREGGEGQWTSSTSVEQARERGYHRALSLSDHSKDKDGETEGSEAPVRDCSSPSLQRTPTHTPCSPGPSSPSQPGSRPVKEEESDSRPRTPSQATPQQPSKPAIPKTAPLTPTKLHPAPSLLHSPKHQAQGSPYRSQRAFLFAPPQSQPQAQPGLPPFSQYSPQSAPPPPPPPAPPASAAYFPSQSAPAVGSFPGFKPAVTSPFPPGAQPLLQTLPPHTLHYQSSTTPPPPPPPPPQHPGPGPALLHVNLQPPPVQQHQLLLTTAPQSSLPPPPPPPPQGQTHQLQQPNASTLLSLNQGLPLPPPPPPPPASSTGVPMQVQAPHHFQNLGGFPTTLMHTGGTANPSVPPSTYPPPHQQTGLPPPPPPPQQQTQPAQAVPTATQIPSGTRGAPASPAPFHNAGYLGTGWH